AAGAACAAAAACGGATTAAGGTCAATCCACCAGCAGAAAAAAGAAGAATGCGTAAAGGGAAAAGAACATTTCCGGATACAACAATCGTGCTTTTTCCTTGAAGCAGCAAAAAGATCATTTGTTCTTATAAATCGGTATGATATAATTCACTTAAGAAAGGAGTGTATGAATTGGCAAGCAGATCGAACATTGAATGGACAGAAGCCACTTGGAATCCTGTAACCGGATGCACTAAGATTTCCGAAGGTTGCCGTCATTGTTATGCGGCTACGATGGCAAAAAGGCTTCAGGCAATGGGAAACCCTCGATATAAAAACGGATTTAAGGTAACTTTACATCATGATTTAATCACATTACCTCTAACATGGAAAAAGCCACGTCTTATCTTTGTAAACTCGATGTCTGACCTTTTTCACAAGGATGTCCCCCTTGAGTTCATCCAACAAGTGTTTGAAACGATGGAAAAGGCCTATTGGCATACGTTTCAGATTTTGACAAAACGTTCGGATCGTTTATTGGAATTGGCTCCTCATCTTCCTTGGCCGGATAACGTTTGGCAAGGTGTGAGCGTAGAAGACGAGCGGGTGAAATTCCGAATTGATGATCTTCGTAAGATTCCAGCAAAAATTAGATTTCTGTCTTGCGAACCTTTAATTGGTCCTTTAGAAAATTTAAATTTAGAAGGTATTCATTGGGTAATTGCTGGTGGTGAATCAGGACCAGGAGCAAGACCGATGAAAGTTGAGTGGGTAAGATCGCTAAGAGATCAATGTGTAAATCAGGATGTAGCATTTTTCTTCAAACAATGGGGCGGCGTTCAAAAGTTCCGAACCGGGAGGACATTGGATGACCGCACTTGGGATGAACTCCCTGTCCGACCAAGACTTAACTCGGAAGTCAGTTTACAACCCGTTTAAATTACAAAATCCACGCAGGAAAGCCCACGGCTTCAGTTGTGGGATGAAAGCGAAAAAAAGAGAACATGTGTTGTGGTTTTTTCGCGTTTTTTGTATCATAAAGATAGAGGACAGAAAGGAGCAGGGGGCGATGGCGCGGAAGAAAAACTCCGGCAACCACACACCGATGCAAACCATCACGTCTAGGGCCAAAATTGTCTATCTCGCAGACCAGGACGCCCTACTACTGGGGCTTTTGGGTTTTTTCGCAACTAAGCTCTGGAATACTGCCAATCATCATCGGCGCGTGGTCTGGGGCGAGACTGGTAAAATCCCAAATTTTGTTGAACAATGTAGGGATCTCAAGACTAACAGGTGGTACAAGCTGATACCTTCACAAAGCGCCCAGGAGATTCTTGGGGAACTGGACGACTCCTATCGCTCCTGGTTTTCTCACCGTAAAAACGGCGACCTAAGCGCACGTCCGCCGCGATTCCGGAAAAAGGAACCATTAAGCACCATAACCTTTAAACAGAAGGCTTTTGAAATCCTGCCGGGCAACCATGTCAAGGTGAGGTTGCCCAAGACCTACGCGAGGCGGGAAATGGTTTTGGAATACCACCTTCCTCCTGATACCACCTTGGGCAAAGTTCAGCAGGTCAAGTTGTCCTGCGACCCCACGAGCGGGGATTGGTACGTGCACATTGTCCATAAAGTGCCAATTAAGTACCGTGAAACCGGCCAGGTCATGTCTCTTGACCTTGGGATCGTGAACACTGTGGCCGGACTAATCACGGATGGGTTTTCATTTCTCGTGCCCGGAGGCGAGCTTTTGGCCCTTGACCGGTACTTCCAGAAGGAAAAGGCGAAATGCACGAAATCAACCAGCAGAAAGTGCATCAGAATCAACGCCAAATGGGGAAGGCAACGCAGCCACTATCTGCACGCCTTGACAAAATGGCTGGTGGACCTGGCCGTTGCCCACAACGTTTCCACCATCCTAGTCGGCGAATTAAAGGGTATTCGCGCAGACAAAGATTGGGGAGACGCGGGGAATCAGAAACTTCACACCTGGCCCTTCAGCAAGATAATAAGCTTGCTCACCTACAAGGCAGCCCTTGCGGGCATTCGGGTAATTAAAGTGTCGGAAAAAAGCACCAGCACCACCTGCCCGGTATGCTCCAGGAGAACTAAAAAAGCCAGGGTTTACCGAGGATTATTCGTCCATTGCGGTCTTGCGCTGAACGCCGACTTGGTGGGCGCGTACAACATTTTGCAAAGATATCTCCGTGAGACGGGTCAGGCTTGGCCGGACCCGGTGGGAGTAGTGGGCGCACTGGCACGCCCAGCAGTCAACCTGTTTGTGTGGAGAAAAACCACACCGCTAGGCCGAGGACAGGGGACGTTCAGGCGGGCTGCTTAAGCCTGTTTGGACATCTGCGAACCGACTATCCCCGAAGGGGAACCAAACCCCTTTAGGGGTGGGAAGATGTCAGTTAACCTCCCATAATAAAACTAAGGGAGGTTAGTTTATATTTTATCAACTTCATCCGACTTCCCTCCAGCCCCCCCAAAAAAATATGTAAGGTGATCTTTATGAAAGTAGCTATTTACGCAAGAGTATCTTCGGAAGATCAACAAGAAAGAGGCACAATTGGAAACCAGACTGAATTTGCCCAGAAATATTGTGACCTACATCAATTAGATGTATTGCATTGGTATCTTGATGATGGGATATCCGGGACTATTCCTCTCGAAGAACGCGAGGAAGGAAAGAAGCTCTTGGAAGACGCAAAAGCCGGGAAAATTGACTTGCTCCTGATCTATCGTCTGGATCGACTAGGCCGATCCGCACGAATCATTTTAAATGCAGTCTATGACCTGGAACAAAACGGGGTTAAAATTCGTTCCATGACCGAACCCTTCGACACCGGCGATCCGTCTGGGCGTTTTCTCCTAACCATCCTCGCAGGTGTTGCGGACCTGGAACGGGAAACAATCCTTGAACGCATGTGGTTAGGAGCAAATCGTGCGGCCCGCTCCGGCAAATGGCTGGGGGGGATTGTCCCTTATGGATATCGAGTGAACAAGGATGGATTTATTGAGGTCAACGAAGACTTTCTCCCGGGCTTTGATATGAGTGAAGCTGATGTGATACGCTTAATCTATCGTCTTGTTGGGGAACAGGGAATGTCCACAATCAAGTTGGCGGATTATCTAAATGCGCTTGGTATACCTCCTTCTTATGTAAAGGACGCACGCATGGTTACGCAAGGAAAAAGAAAAGTTGCCACGTCCGGTATATGGCTTCCCGGAAGAATCCGAAATATGATTGTAAACACAACCTATAAAGGAATTCATTATTATGGCAAACGAACAAATAAGAAAAGAGAGCTTATTAAAAGAGAAGTCCCTGCAATCGTTTCTGAGGAATTATGGCAAAAAGCACAAGATGCCTTGAAACAGAATCAGATCGAGGCCATGCGAAATTCCAAAAGGAAATATCTCCTCAGAGGCTTAATCAAATGCGGTGTTTGTGGGCTCACCTATCACGGATCAGTTTTTGGAAAGGAACTAAAGGCGTTTTATCTTTGCGGTGGGAAAACTTCCTATCACGGACCTTTTAAAGAAAAATGTGTTTCGAAGAACGTCCCGGCAGAATGGGTGGAGGAGTTGGTCTGGAATGATTGTGTGAATTTTATCCGTAACCCTGGAAGTGCCATGATGGAAATGGCAGCAACCTTTGAGGAACGTACATTTCATAAAAAGGAGATCCTCGCGGAATTGGAGAGTGTAAAAAAGGCCTTAAACGAAAAAGAGGAAGAGAAGCAGAGCATTCTCGACCTTTACCGTAGGAAATTGATCGGAAGTACCGATGTGGAAATCCAGCTTCAACGTATATCCAAAGAGAAAGACTCATTAGAGCTTAGAATCGCGGATCTCGAAAATGAACTAAGGCTGGAGGATGGGATGGCGAAGCAGTTTTTTTCCGTGGAAGAGTTACTTAAAGATCTCCGGAGCAAAATTGAAGGAGACCCTCCGTTTGAGGTGAAAAGGGAAATCATCAAGACGTTGGTGAAAGAAGTGGTCGTCCATACGATTCCAAAAGAAAGGGGAAGGCCAAATGCGACGGTTACTGTACACTTTACCTTTTCCAAGGATGTTCCACGCACGGACAGGGATTCATCGAAGCGATTAACATGAATCGGGCAGGGAAGGTGAGCGCCCCCCTCGCCCTGCCGATGGTCACCTGACCATCTTCCAGCGGCTGGCGCATCACTTCCAGGGTATGGCGGGTAAACTCCGGCATCTCATCGAGAAAGAGAACGCCCCGGTGGGCCAGAGAGACTTCCCCGGGCCTTGGGACGGCTCCCCCTCCCACCAGTCCATGGACCGAAATCGTATGGTGAGGAGACCGGAAAGGACGGTTTCGCATCAAAGTGCCCCGCTCATTTAGTCCCGCAATGCTGTAGATCTTCGTCACCTCCAGCGCTTCCTCCCTTGTCAAGGGAGGAAGAATCGATGGAAGCCGCCGGGCCAGCATCGTCTTCCCCGAACCGGGCGGGCCCACCATCATGAGGTTATGAAACCCCGCCGCCGCCACCTCGAAAGCCCTTTTCGCCTGATATTGTCCCTTCACTTCCTTAAAATCAGGGAGAGTCTCCTCCTCGATCTTCTCCTCATCCTTCATACGTGAACGTGGTATCGGAGAGGGATTTTTCAAGTATGAAACCACCTCCTCCAGACTTGTCGCCGGAAGAGTCGTAATCTCTAACAAATCCCCCTCATTCCGGTTCGCTTCCGGAATAACCACCAACTCATACCCCGCCGCCTCCGCCGCCATTAACATGGCGAGGAGCCCCTGAACCGGGCGCAAGCCCCCTTCCAGGGAAAGTTCCCCTACGAAGAGGATCTTCCTGAGGTCAAGGGGGGTTTTCAATTGTCCGCTGGCAAGAAGTATCCCCACCGCGACAGGCAGGTCCAAAGAGGAGCCTTCCTTCTTCATGTCGGCAGGGGCTAAATTGGTCGTAATGCGAAGGAGCGGGAACTCAAACCGACTATTGCGTATGGCGGAGCGCACCCTCTCCCTCGATTCACGGATGGCGCTGTCGGGAAGTCCTACCAGATCGAAGGTGGGCAATCCGTTGCTCAAATCGATTTCTACCTCAATGAGGTGTCCGTCCACCCCATATACGGTTGCTCCATATACCCGAGCGTACACTTGATGCATTCTCCTTATCTACTCAATATCACAACATGTCGCATGGATTACTCCTATCCTCATTCGTATTCTACATCTATCGTCTAAATCCTTTTATGAGTTCCCAAAAATCACCCTTTTCCTTAGAACCGATTCAGGTTAGCGTCCCAGCAGGAAGAGAGTGGAAGAGAGAAAGAGGATAAAGAAATTGGCCACCCCATACATGAGGTGAACCGTTTCGACGATGTGAGAAGGCCGAAGCGGATGAAGCGGCTCTCCCAGGTAGGCACGGAAAGATTCCACTCCTTGATAGCGATTGAATCCCCCTAAACGGATCCCTAATGCGCCCGCCACCCCGGCTTCAGGAATCCCACTGTTGGGACTGGGATGCTTGCCGGCATCGCGCCACATGGTTCGCCAAGCCCCCACGGCATCAAGGCGGTAAACGAAAGAGAGAAGTACAATCAGGATCCCGGTGATGCGGGCAGGGATGATATTGAGCACGTCATCCAATCGCGCCGAAGCCCAGCCTAAGTTTTGGTACCGTTCGTTTTTATACCCCACCATCGAATCGAGGGTATTGGCGGCTCGATAGGCTAGGGCGAACGGCGCACCACCCACTGCGGCATAAAAAAGGGGGGAAATGATGGCATCCACGATATTCTCCGCCACCGTCTCCACA
The DNA window shown above is from Thermicanus aegyptius DSM 12793 and carries:
- the cbiB gene encoding adenosylcobinamide-phosphate synthase CbiB; protein product: MMLSLKLLLAYLVDRGIGDPRFIPHPVVIMGNIIRRMEPFLRRMASSEKALRRIGLLYPLCLVGGSGGIAWGLITGLKMIHPWLSELLEIWLISTTIASKGLADAAMEVYDKLREGNLRHARASLSMIVGRDTEHLEEKEVVRGAVETVAENIVDAIISPLFYAAVGGAPFALAYRAANTLDSMVGYKNERYQNLGWASARLDDVLNIIPARITGILIVLLSFVYRLDAVGAWRTMWRDAGKHPSPNSGIPEAGVAGALGIRLGGFNRYQGVESFRAYLGEPLHPLRPSHIVETVHLMYGVANFFILFLSSTLFLLGR
- a CDS encoding recombinase family protein gives rise to the protein MKVAIYARVSSEDQQERGTIGNQTEFAQKYCDLHQLDVLHWYLDDGISGTIPLEEREEGKKLLEDAKAGKIDLLLIYRLDRLGRSARIILNAVYDLEQNGVKIRSMTEPFDTGDPSGRFLLTILAGVADLERETILERMWLGANRAARSGKWLGGIVPYGYRVNKDGFIEVNEDFLPGFDMSEADVIRLIYRLVGEQGMSTIKLADYLNALGIPPSYVKDARMVTQGKRKVATSGIWLPGRIRNMIVNTTYKGIHYYGKRTNKKRELIKREVPAIVSEELWQKAQDALKQNQIEAMRNSKRKYLLRGLIKCGVCGLTYHGSVFGKELKAFYLCGGKTSYHGPFKEKCVSKNVPAEWVEELVWNDCVNFIRNPGSAMMEMAATFEERTFHKKEILAELESVKKALNEKEEEKQSILDLYRRKLIGSTDVEIQLQRISKEKDSLELRIADLENELRLEDGMAKQFFSVEELLKDLRSKIEGDPPFEVKREIIKTLVKEVVVHTIPKERGRPNATVTVHFTFSKDVPRTDRDSSKRLT
- a CDS encoding RNA-guided endonuclease InsQ/TnpB family protein, which encodes MTALGMNSLSDQDLTRKSVYNPFKLQNPRRKAHGFSCGMKAKKREHVLWFFRVFCIIKIEDRKEQGAMARKKNSGNHTPMQTITSRAKIVYLADQDALLLGLLGFFATKLWNTANHHRRVVWGETGKIPNFVEQCRDLKTNRWYKLIPSQSAQEILGELDDSYRSWFSHRKNGDLSARPPRFRKKEPLSTITFKQKAFEILPGNHVKVRLPKTYARREMVLEYHLPPDTTLGKVQQVKLSCDPTSGDWYVHIVHKVPIKYRETGQVMSLDLGIVNTVAGLITDGFSFLVPGGELLALDRYFQKEKAKCTKSTSRKCIRINAKWGRQRSHYLHALTKWLVDLAVAHNVSTILVGELKGIRADKDWGDAGNQKLHTWPFSKIISLLTYKAALAGIRVIKVSEKSTSTTCPVCSRRTKKARVYRGLFVHCGLALNADLVGAYNILQRYLRETGQAWPDPVGVVGALARPAVNLFVWRKTTPLGRGQGTFRRAA
- a CDS encoding YifB family Mg chelatase-like AAA ATPase; the protein is MHQVYARVYGATVYGVDGHLIEVEIDLSNGLPTFDLVGLPDSAIRESRERVRSAIRNSRFEFPLLRITTNLAPADMKKEGSSLDLPVAVGILLASGQLKTPLDLRKILFVGELSLEGGLRPVQGLLAMLMAAEAAGYELVVIPEANRNEGDLLEITTLPATSLEEVVSYLKNPSPIPRSRMKDEEKIEEETLPDFKEVKGQYQAKRAFEVAAAGFHNLMMVGPPGSGKTMLARRLPSILPPLTREEALEVTKIYSIAGLNERGTLMRNRPFRSPHHTISVHGLVGGGAVPRPGEVSLAHRGVLFLDEMPEFTRHTLEVMRQPLEDGQVTIGRARGALTFPARFMLIASMNPCPCVEHPWKR
- a CDS encoding DUF5131 family protein: MASRSNIEWTEATWNPVTGCTKISEGCRHCYAATMAKRLQAMGNPRYKNGFKVTLHHDLITLPLTWKKPRLIFVNSMSDLFHKDVPLEFIQQVFETMEKAYWHTFQILTKRSDRLLELAPHLPWPDNVWQGVSVEDERVKFRIDDLRKIPAKIRFLSCEPLIGPLENLNLEGIHWVIAGGESGPGARPMKVEWVRSLRDQCVNQDVAFFFKQWGGVQKFRTGRTLDDRTWDELPVRPRLNSEVSLQPV